In one window of Endomicrobiales bacterium DNA:
- a CDS encoding DUF4035 domain-containing protein, with protein sequence MWAVGRFDLGLSEDDFWDLTLLEFDYLCKRKQLNDTRIERYSAQISWLIYSVNRSKDSKALKIDDFMIKYEKEKPKNQTFQQMKSIAKQITKALGGEIK encoded by the coding sequence TTGTGGGCGGTAGGGCGTTTTGATTTAGGATTAAGTGAAGATGACTTTTGGGATTTAACTTTATTAGAATTTGATTACCTTTGCAAAAGAAAACAATTAAATGACACACGCATTGAAAGATATTCTGCACAAATTAGTTGGTTAATTTACAGTGTAAACAGAAGCAAAGACAGCAAAGCACTTAAAATTGATGACTTTATGATTAAATACGAAAAAGAAAAACCTAAAAATCAAACTTTTCAACAGATGAAAAGTATTGCAAAACAAATTACAAAAGCACTTGGTGGAGAAATTAAATGA